One Brassica napus cultivar Da-Ae chromosome A1, Da-Ae, whole genome shotgun sequence genomic region harbors:
- the LOC125577942 gene encoding tripeptidyl-peptidase 2-like, with amino-acid sequence MDLSLQIHGALFGGPSCSSSSSYWASSSTSLSLPFIFHRRLNSRSRSRSRGTRLRRSGFSAMPCSSSETSRVGCGGGGGGGAGESDNACVADFKLNESTFLASLMPKKEIGADRFIEAHPEYDGRGVVIAIFDSGFDPSAAGLHVTSDGKPKVLDVIDCTGSGDIDTSTVVKANEDGLIRGASGVPLVVNSSWKNPTGEWRVGCKLVYELFTDTLTSRVKKERRKTWDEKNQEEIAKAVKNLYDFDQKHSKVDDAKLKKTREDFQSRVDYLKKQADNYEDKGPVIDAVVWHDGEVWRVALDTQSLEEDPDCGKLADFSPLTNYRIERKYGVFSRLDACSFVANVYDEGNVLSIVTDSSPHGTHVAGIASAHHPEEHLLNGVAPGAQIISCKIGDSRLGSMETGTGLTRALIAALEHNCDLVNMSYGEAALLPDYGRFVDLVTEAVNKRRLIFVSSAGNNGPALTTVGAPGGTTSSIIGIGAYVSPAMAAGAHSVVEPPCEGLEYTWSSRGPTSDGDLGVCISAAGGAVAPVPTWTLQRRMLMNGTSMSSPSACGAIALLLSAMKAEGIPVSPYSVRRALENTSTPVGDLPEDKLSTGQGLMQVDKAYEYLKQFKDYPCVFYQIKVNLSGKTNPTSRGIYLREPTASRQSTEWTVQVEPKFHEGASNLKELVPFEECLELHSTNEGIVRVPDYLLLTHNGRSFNVVVDPTNLEDGVHYFEVYGIDCKAPQRGPLFRIPVTIIIPKTVASRPPVISFQQMSFISGHIERRFIEVPLGATWAEATIRTSGFDTTRRFYIDTLQICPLRRPIKWENATTFASPSAKSFAFPVVSGQTMELALAQFWSSGLGSREPTIVDFEIAFHGIGVNKEELILDGSEAPIKVEAEALLASEKLVPIAVLNKIRIPYQPVDAQLKTLATGRDRLLSGKQILALTLTYKFKLEEAAEVKPYIPLLNNRIYDTKFESQFYMISDANKRVYAMGDVYPESSKLPKGEYKLQLYLRHENVQLLEKLKLLIVFIERNIGEVRLSLHSEPDGPVTGNGAFKSSVLMPGVKEAFYLGPPTKDKIPKNTPQGSVLVGEISYGKLSFDDKEGMNPKDNPVSYPISYVVPPNKPEEDKKAASASNSCKSVSERLEEEVRDIKIKFLGNLKQETEEDRSEWRKLCSCLKSEYPNSTPLLAKILESLLSRSEAGDKISHHEEIIDAANEVILSIDVDELARFLLQKSEPEDEEAENLKKKMETTRDQLAEALYQKGIAMARLANLKGKKEDEGEEESSQKDKFEENYKELTKWVDVKSSKFCTLTVLREKRLSRPGTALKVLDEMIQNENETASKKLYEMKLGLLEEIGWSHLVTYEKQWMQVRFPTNLPLF; translated from the exons ATGGATCTGAGTCTGCAGATTCACGGCGCGTTGTTCGGAGGCCCGtcgtgctcttcttcttcttcttattgggCTTCTTCGTCCACGTCACTCTCTCTTCCATTTATTTTCCATCGAAGACTCAATTCCCGAAGCCGTTCTCGCTCTCGTGGAACTCGATTAAGACGTAGTGGTTTCTCGGCGATGCCTTGCTCTTCTTCCGAGACTTCTCGCGTCGGTtgtggcggaggaggaggaggaggcgctGGTGAATCTGATAATGCCTGCGTAGCTGATTTCAAGCTGAACGAATCAACCTTCCTCGCTTCTCTCATGCCTAAGAAAGAAATCGGCGCTGATCGCTTCATCGAAGCTCATCCTGAGTACGACGGTCGTGGCGTAGTCATCGCTATCTTCG ATTCTGGTTTTGATCCTTCTGCTGCTGGCTTGCACGTAACCTCTGATGGAAAACCCAAGGTTCTGGACGTCATTGACTG CACTGGGAGCGGGGATATAGATACATCCACAGTGGTGAAAGCCAATGAAGATGGTCTTATTCGTGGAGCATCAG GGGTACCGTTGGTTGTCAATTCTTCATGGAAGAACCCCACTGGAGAATGGCGTGTAGGTTGCAAGTTGGTTTACGAGCTTTTTACTGATACCTTAACTTCTCGCGTCAAG aaagaaagaagaaaaacctGGGATGAaaagaatcaggaagaaattgcAAAGGCTGTCAAGAATCTGTATGATTTCGATCAG AAGCACAGCAAGGTGGATGATGCGAAACTGAAGAAGACGCGCGAAGACTTCCAAAGCAGAGTTGATTACCTAAAGAAACAAGCTGAT AACTATGAAGACAAAGGGCCTGTTATTGATGCTGTCGTGTGGCATGATGGAGAAGTATGGAGGGTTGCACTTGATACGCAGAGTCTCGAAGAAGATCCAGATTGCGGGAAACTAGCAGACTTCTCCCCCTTGACTAATTACCG AATTGAGCGGAAGTATGGCGTGTTTAGCCGACTAGATGCTTGCTCCTTTGTTGCTAATGTGTATGATGAGGGAAATGTCCTGAGCATTGTAACTGATAGTTCTCCACATGGCACTCATGTTGCTGGGATAGCTTCTGCACACCACCCCGAG GAGCACTTGTTGAATGGGGTGGCACCTGGTGCGCAGATAATATCATGCAAAATTGGAGATTCGCGGTTAGGGTCAATGGAGACCGGAACTGGCTTGACACGGGCATTGATAGCTGCACTGGAG CATAATTGTGATCTTGTCAACATGAGCTATGGAGAGGCAGCATTACTTCCAGACTATGGACGCTTTGTTGATCTTGTTACTGAA GCTGTGAACAAGAGACGCCTAATATTTGTAAGTAGTGCTGGTAACAACGGCCCAGCATTAACAACAGTTGGTGCACCTGGTGGAACAACTTCCAGTATCATTGGTATTGGTGCATATGTTTCTCCTGCAATGGCAGCTGGTGCCCATTCCGTGGTGGAACCTCCCTGTGAAGGGCTTGAATACACTTG GTCAAGCCGGGGACCAACCTCTGATGGGGATCTAGGTGTCTGCATAAGTGCTGCTGGTGGGGCTGTTGCTCCTGTTCCTACATGGACGCTTCAAAGACGCATGCTCATGAATGGAACATCGATGTCATCTCCTTCTGCGTGTGGAGCAATTGCGTTACTTCTAAGTGCGATGAAG GCTGAGGGTATCCCAGTTAGCCCATACAGTGTGAGGAGGGCCCTTGAGAATACATCAACTCCTGTAGGTGATCTACCTGAAGATAAACTATCTACTGGACAAGGGCTTATGCAAGTTGATAA GGCATATGAATACTTGAAGCAGTTTAAGGACTATCCATGCGTATTTTATCAGATAAAGGTCAATCTCTCGGGGAAAACAA ATCCAACATCACGGGGCATCTACCTACGGGAACCTACTGCTTCCAGACAGTCGACTGAG TGGACGGTACAAGTTGAGCCGAAGTTCCATGAAGGGGCAAGTAATTTAAAGGAACTTGTCCCGTTTGAGGAATGTCTCGAGTTGCATTCCACAAATGAAGGAATTGTGCGGGTTCCTGATTATCTCCTTCTCACTCATAACGGACGTAGCTTCAA CGTTGTTGTGGACCCCACAAATCTGGAGGATGGTGTGCATTACTTTGAAGTTTATGGAATTGATTGCAAAGCTCCACAGCGTGGCCCTCTTTTCAGAATCCCAGTAACAATAATAATTCCCAAGACTGTGGCAAGTCGACCTCCAGTTATTTCATTTCAACAAATGTCTTTCATCTCAG GCCACATTGAACGAAGATTTATCGAGGTACCACTCGGAGCAACATGGGCTGAAGCTACGATACGAACTTCGGGGTTTGATACTACACGGAGATTTTATATTGATACGCTTCAG ATTTGCCCGTTGCGAAGGCCTATCAAGTGGGAGAACGCAACAACATTCGCATCTCCGTCTGCTAAAAGCTTTGCGTTTCCAGTAGTTAGTGGTCAAACGATGGAACTAGCTCTAGCTCAATTCTGGTCCAGTGGCCTTGGAAGTCGTGAACCAACTATCGTTGACTTTGAG ATTGCATTCCACGGAATTGGTGTGAATAAAGAAGAGTTGATACTTGATGGAAGTGAAGCACCAATAAAAGTTGAAGCTGAAGCACTATTGGCATCTGAAAAACTCGTTCCCATAGCTGTTCTGAACAAG ATACGCATTCCTTATCAACCCGTTGATGCACAACTCAAGACTCTAGCAACTGGCCGGGATAGACTACTCTCGGGCAAACAAATACTAGCATTGACATTGAC CTACAAGTTCAAATTAGAAGAGGCAGCTGAAGTGAAACCGTATATACCCTTGTTGAACAATCGCATATATGACACTAAATTTGAGTCCCAATTCTATATGATCTCTGATGCCAACAAG CGTGTATATGCAATGGGTGACGTTTATCCTGAGTCTTCTAAACTTCCCAAGGGTGAATATAAACTTCAGCTGTATCTGAG GCATGAAAATGTACAGCTGCTGGAAAAATTGAAGCTGCTCATTGTGTTCATTGAAAGAAATATAGGG GAGGTTCGGCTGAGCTTACATTCTGAACCAGATGGTCCGGTCACAGGAAATGGTGCCTTTAAGTCTTCTGTTCTAATGCCAGG GGTGAAGGAAGCGTTTTACCTGGGCCCACCAACAAAGGATAAGATACCCAAG AATACTCCACAAGGATCTGTGTTGGTGGGAGAAATTTCATATGGGAAATTGTCTTTTGATGATAAAGAAGGGATGAATCCAAAGGATAATCCTGTTTCTTATCCGATATCATATGTGGTTCCACCAAATAAG CCTGAGGAAGATAAGAAGGCGGCTTCTGCTTCCAATAGCTGTAAATCAGTTTCAGAACGCTTGGAAGAAGAG GTTCGGGACATAAAGATCAAATTTCTTGGGAACCTAAAACAAGAAACTGAGGAAGATCGTTCCGAATGGAGAAAGTTGTGTTCCTGTCTCAAG TCTGAGTACCCAAACTCTACCCCATTGCTTGCTAAGATCTTAGAAAGTTTGCTGTCTCGGTCTGAAGCTGGGGACAAAATCAGCCATCACGAAGAG ATTATAGATGCTGCAAACGAAGTAATACTCAGCATTGACGTAGACGAGTTAGCAAGATTCTTACTACAAAAAAGTGAACCAGAAGACGAGGAAGCAGAG aatttgaagaaaaagatgGAGACGACCCGTGACCAACTGGCAGAAGCACTATACCAAAAAGGGATAGCCATGGCGAGACTCGCGAATTTGAAG GGTAAGAAGgaagatgaaggagaagaagaaagtagCCAAAAGGAtaaatttgaagaaaattacAAAGAACTGACGAAATGGGTAGACGTGAAATCATCTAAGTTCTGTACTCTTACTGTTCTAAGAGAGAAACGGCTCTCGCGACCCGGGACTGCATTGAAG GTTCTTGATGAGATGATCCAAAACGAGAACGAGACAGCCAGTAAGAAACTGTACGAAATGAAACTGGGTTTGCTGGAGGAGATAGGTTGGAGCCATTTGGTTACGTATGAGAAGCAATGGATGCAAGTTCGTTTCCCTACAAACTTACCTCTCTTTTAG
- the LOC106438536 gene encoding berberine bridge enzyme-like 22 gives MRDLALCLFIFILAKHVSSVPTKEQFQSCLSTISKNPNNLTNHTSDSSLHTASLKTSSPSSNILNLNFTSLKPILTLKPKSESEIKKSILCSKKLGVQVRTLSGGHDYEGLSYLSLTPFIIIDLVNLRTITINLTEETAWIQSGATLGELYYKIAKTSKVHAFAAGICPSVGVGGHISGGGFGTIMRKHGLASDNVVDARLMDVNGRILNRKTMGEDLFWALRGGGAASFGVVLSWKVKLARVPEKVTCFISQHPMGASMNKLVHRWQSIGAELDQNLFIRVIIDNSVEGGQRRVKTTFQALFLGGVDKLIPLMNQKFPEIGLRAQDCSEMSWIESIMFFNWKSGQPLETMLNRDLRYEDLYFKAKSDFVQKPVPENVFEEVTKRFLEQETPLMILEPLGGKISEVSESESPYPHRRGNIYNIQYMVKWRVNTVEEMNKHVTWMRMLYDYMTPYVSSSPRGAYLNYRDLDLGNNTGSKTSFEDARIWGEKYYRGNFKKLGLVKGKIDPTNFFRNEQSIPPLF, from the coding sequence atgagAGACCTAGCTTTGTGTCTGTTTATTTTCATCTTAGCTAAACATGTCAGTTCTGTTCCCACAAAAGAACAGTTTCAAAGCTGCTTGTCAACAATCTCCAAAAACCCCAACAATCTCACTAACCACACATCAGACTCCAGTCTCCACACCGCCTCTTTGAAGACTTCATCTCCAAGCTCAAACATCCTCAACTTGAATTTCACAAGCCTAAAGCCGATCCTGACCCTCAAACCAAAATCCGAATCCGAAATCAAGAAATCAATACTATGCAGCAAGAAACTTGGCGTCCAAGTAAGAACCCTAAGTGGTGGTCACGACTACGAAGGCCTCTCTTACCTCTCACTAACACCCTTCATAATCATCGACCTAGTTAACCTCCGTACCATCACCATCAACCTCACGGAAGAAACCGCATGGATCCAATCCGGAGCCACACTCGGCGAACTCTACTACAAAATCGCCAAAACCAGCAAGGTCCACGCATTCGCCGCAGGGATATGCCCAAGCGTTGGAGTTGGTGGGCACATCAGCGGCGGTGGGTTCGGTACAATAATGAGAAAACACGGTTTAGCGTCTGACAACGTTGTGGACGCGCGTTTGATGGACGTCAACGGGAGAATCCTCAACAGGAAAACGATGGGAGAGGATTTGTTTTGGGCTCtaagaggaggaggagcagcGAGTTTCGGTGTTGTGTTGTCGTGGAAAGTTAAGCTCGCTAGGGTTCCTGAAAAGGTAACTTGTTTCATAAGTCAACATCCAATGGGAGCTAGCATGAACAAGCTAGTTCATAGATGGCAGTCCATAGGAGCAGAGCTAGACCAAAACCTCTTCATCAGAGTTATAATCGACAACAGTGTAGAAGGTGGTCAAAGGAGAGTTAAAACTACTTTCCAAGCTTTGTTTCTTGGTGGAGTCGATAAGTTGATTCCTCTGATGAACCAGAAGTTTCCTGAGATAGGATTAAGAGCTCAGGACTGTTCTGAAATGAGCTGGATCGAGTCCATAATGTTCTTTAACTGGAAGTCAGGACAACCGTTAGAGACAATGCTCAACAGAGACCTAAGATACGAGGATCTTTACTTCAAAGCAAAGTCAGACTTTGTTCAAAAGCCAGTTCCTGAGAACGTTTTCGAAGAAGTGACCAAACGGTTTCTCGAGCAAGAGACTCCACTGATGATCCTAGAGCCATTGGGTGGGAAGATAAGCGAGGTATCAGAAAGTGAGTCTCCATATCCACACAGGAGAGGGAACATTTACAACATACAGTACATGGTGAAGTGGAGAGTGAACACAGTCGAGGAGATGAACAAGCATGTGACGTGGATGAGAATGCTTTACGATTACATGACTCCTTATGTCTCTTCATCGCCTAGGGGAGCTTATTTGAATTACAGAGATCTTGATTTGGGAAACAACACAGGAAGCAAGACTAGCTTTGAAGATGCGAGGATATGGGGTGAGAAGTATTACAGAGGTAACTTCAAGAAGTTGGGTTTGGTTAAAGGGAAGATTGATCCAACGAACTTCTTCAGGAACGAACAGAGTATTCCTCCTCTGTTTTGA